A section of the Pseudomonas sp. Q1-7 genome encodes:
- a CDS encoding AI-2E family transporter, protein MLPSSVSERILSRGLMDVLIRAGLVAILAISCYQVFHPFLNLMLWALILGVTFYPLHCRLRERLGLRDGHVATLIVVVSLALLMVPIYLLASSMAESVQAAIELVKEGDLRVPAPNESVASWPLIGQSLYSFWQQASSDLTSLIKELLPHLRGFGLGMLGKLAGVGAGFLLFIGALIVGGIFMAYGENGHRSAIQIAARISGPDRGPQIAQLCTATIRAVAQGVVGIAFIQMLLVGLGFVLMGIPGAGLLALLVLLLGIMQLPVLLITIPVIIFVFATEGATAGTIIFAIYSFVAGMSDNILKPLLLGRGVNVPMPVVLIGALGGMVTGGIIGLFIGPVVLAVGYMLFWHWVADQPQTLEDAEEEGRAT, encoded by the coding sequence ATGCTGCCAAGTTCCGTTTCGGAAAGAATCCTGTCCCGCGGCCTGATGGATGTGCTCATTCGAGCCGGCCTGGTCGCGATTCTCGCTATCTCCTGCTACCAGGTCTTCCATCCGTTTCTCAACCTGATGCTCTGGGCGCTGATCCTGGGCGTCACCTTCTATCCGCTGCACTGCAGGCTCAGGGAGCGGCTGGGCCTGCGCGACGGCCATGTGGCCACGCTGATAGTGGTCGTATCCCTGGCGCTGCTGATGGTGCCGATCTACTTGCTGGCGTCGTCCATGGCCGAGTCGGTGCAGGCGGCCATCGAGCTGGTCAAGGAAGGCGACCTGCGCGTCCCGGCGCCCAACGAGTCGGTGGCCAGCTGGCCGCTGATCGGTCAGTCCCTGTACAGCTTCTGGCAGCAGGCCTCGAGCGACCTGACCAGCCTGATCAAGGAGCTGCTGCCGCACCTGCGTGGCTTTGGCCTGGGCATGCTCGGCAAGCTCGCCGGGGTGGGCGCGGGCTTCCTGCTGTTCATCGGTGCGCTGATCGTAGGGGGGATCTTCATGGCCTACGGCGAGAACGGCCATCGCAGCGCCATCCAGATCGCCGCGCGCATTTCCGGGCCGGACCGGGGGCCGCAGATCGCCCAGCTGTGCACGGCGACCATCCGCGCCGTGGCCCAGGGGGTGGTCGGCATCGCCTTCATCCAGATGCTGCTGGTCGGGCTCGGCTTCGTGCTGATGGGCATTCCCGGTGCCGGGCTGCTGGCGTTGCTGGTGCTGCTGCTGGGGATCATGCAGTTGCCGGTGCTGCTGATCACCATTCCAGTGATCATCTTCGTCTTCGCCACCGAAGGCGCGACCGCCGGCACCATCATTTTCGCCATCTACAGCTTCGTCGCCGGGATGTCCGACAACATCCTCAAGCCCCTGCTGCTGGGGCGGGGCGTCAACGTGCCGATGCCGGTGGTGCTGATCGGCGCCCTCGGCGGCATGGTCACCGGTGGCATCATCGGGTTGTTCATCGGGCCGGTGGTCCTGGCGGTGGGCTACATGCTGTTCTGGCACTGGGTGGCCGACCAGCCGCAGACGCTGGAAGACGCCGAGGAAGAAGGGCGGGCGACCTGA